In Xanthomonas sp. SI, the following are encoded in one genomic region:
- the thrS gene encoding threonine--tRNA ligase: protein MITITLPDGSRREFEHPVSPMDVAQSIGPGLAKATIAGQVDGRLVDACDLIEHDASLRLITAKDAEGVEIIRHSCAHLVGHAVKQLYPEVKMVIGPVIAEGFYYDIYSERPFTPEDMAAIEKRMQELIAQDYDVVKKVTPRAEVIELFRQRGEDYKLRLIEDMADDVIAMGLYYHQEYVDMCRGPHVPNTRFLKAFKLTRISGAYWRGDAKNEQLQRIYGTAWADKKQLDAYILRMEEADKRDHRKIGKQQGLFHLQEEGPGLVFWHPKGWSIWQVVEQYMRKVYRASGYGEVRCPQILDVSLWQKSGHWDNYQDNMFFTESEKRTYAVKPMNCPGHVQVFNQGLHSYRDLPIRYGEFGACHRNEPSGALHGILRVRGFTQDDGHIFCTEQQIEAEVTAFHQQALKVYADFGFDDIQIKIALRPEKRLGDDATWDKAEAALRAALGACGVEWQELPGEGAFYGPKIEYHLKDAIGRTWQLGTMQVDFMMPGRLGAEYVDENSQKQHPVMLHRAIVGSMERFIGILIEHHAGAFPAWLSPVQAMVMNITDAQADYVDSVRKLLANQGFRIEADLRNEKIGYKIREHTLQRVPYLLVAGDREKENGAIAVRTRSGEDLGTMSVAAFAERLIAEQLA, encoded by the coding sequence ATGATCACGATCACGCTCCCCGACGGCAGCCGCCGCGAATTCGAACACCCCGTCAGTCCCATGGACGTGGCCCAGTCCATCGGCCCGGGCCTGGCCAAGGCGACCATCGCCGGCCAGGTCGACGGCCGCCTGGTCGACGCCTGCGACCTCATCGAGCACGACGCCAGCCTGCGCCTCATCACCGCCAAGGATGCCGAGGGCGTGGAGATCATCCGCCACTCCTGCGCGCACCTGGTCGGGCATGCGGTCAAGCAGCTGTATCCCGAGGTCAAGATGGTGATCGGCCCGGTCATCGCCGAGGGCTTCTACTACGACATCTACAGCGAGCGCCCGTTCACCCCCGAGGACATGGCGGCGATCGAAAAGCGCATGCAGGAGCTGATCGCGCAGGACTACGACGTGGTCAAGAAGGTCACCCCGCGCGCCGAGGTGATCGAGCTGTTCCGCCAGCGCGGCGAGGACTACAAGCTGCGCCTGATCGAGGACATGGCCGACGACGTCATCGCGATGGGCCTGTACTACCACCAGGAATACGTGGACATGTGCCGCGGCCCGCACGTGCCCAACACGCGCTTCCTCAAGGCGTTCAAGCTGACCCGCATCTCCGGCGCCTACTGGCGCGGCGATGCCAAGAACGAGCAGCTGCAGCGCATCTACGGCACCGCCTGGGCCGACAAGAAGCAGCTGGACGCCTACATCCTGCGCATGGAGGAAGCGGACAAGCGCGACCATCGCAAGATCGGCAAGCAGCAGGGCCTGTTCCATCTGCAGGAAGAGGGTCCGGGCCTGGTGTTCTGGCATCCGAAGGGCTGGTCGATCTGGCAGGTGGTCGAGCAGTACATGCGCAAGGTGTACCGCGCCAGCGGCTACGGCGAGGTGCGCTGCCCGCAGATCCTGGACGTGTCGCTGTGGCAGAAATCCGGCCACTGGGACAACTACCAGGACAACATGTTCTTCACCGAGTCGGAGAAGCGCACCTACGCGGTCAAGCCGATGAACTGCCCGGGCCACGTGCAGGTGTTCAACCAGGGCCTGCACAGCTACCGCGACCTGCCGATCCGCTACGGCGAGTTCGGCGCCTGCCACCGCAACGAGCCGTCCGGCGCGCTGCACGGCATCCTGCGCGTGCGCGGTTTCACCCAGGACGACGGCCACATCTTCTGCACCGAGCAGCAGATCGAGGCCGAGGTCACCGCGTTCCACCAGCAGGCGCTGAAGGTGTACGCCGACTTCGGTTTCGACGACATCCAGATCAAGATCGCGCTGCGTCCGGAAAAACGCCTGGGCGACGACGCGACCTGGGACAAGGCCGAGGCCGCGCTGCGCGCCGCGCTCGGTGCCTGCGGCGTGGAATGGCAGGAGCTGCCGGGCGAGGGCGCGTTCTACGGCCCGAAGATCGAGTACCACCTGAAGGACGCGATCGGCCGCACCTGGCAGCTGGGCACGATGCAGGTCGACTTCATGATGCCCGGCCGCCTCGGCGCCGAGTACGTGGACGAGAACAGCCAAAAGCAGCACCCGGTCATGCTGCACCGGGCCATCGTCGGCTCGATGGAGCGGTTCATCGGGATCCTGATCGAACACCATGCCGGCGCGTTCCCGGCTTGGCTGTCGCCGGTGCAGGCAATGGTGATGAACATCACCGATGCCCAGGCCGACTATGTAGACAGTGTGCGGAAACTCCTTGCAAATCAAGGCTTCCGCATCGAGGCCGATTTGCGGAACGAAAAAATCGGCTATAAGATTCGCGAACACACGCTGCAGCGGGTGCCGTACCTGTTGGTGGCGGGCGACCGCGAGAAGGAAAACGGCGCCATTGCAGTGCGCACGCGATCGGGGGAGGATCTGGGAACCATGTCGGTTGCCGCCTTCGCCGAACGGCTGATCGCCGAGCAACTGGCGTAA
- a CDS encoding PepSY-associated TM helix domain-containing protein — translation MKLHATTLRTFTALHTWMGLIAGFALFVAFYAGAITVFHHDLPRWQSQQVVPVQTVDDAQRLLDATLARHPQAKPMLGMLFPSGEFPKALIYWPDAEGVWQMATLDDLEGGPELPQAGLATLVNELHYTLGLPVAGVYLMGIVSLLYAVAIVSGVIIHLPKLLKDLFALRPGRNLKQFWLDAHNVVGVLSLPLHLMFAVTGAVLCLSLVLMAALNPLVFDGKVQDAVPVAMDTAPVRSASGTPAPVGTLADWSARAVAEARRQGLHDFEPVYMKLQHAGDRNATVEISGESPGTLGPTGTVALDAASGKVIATQLPGRRDANHATLTSAYALHFGEYGNALVPWLYFLLGIGGAFLFYSGNLLWIESRRKRRQAQQGRAQINMARATVGVCIGLCVAISAAFVAVQVLERVAPDAVDAGMRWTCFGSWALCALWAALRAPAQAARELLWTAAAVTAAIPLAHGLASGWWMWTSAAAGQWPLFWVDGMAVAMAVGFAALARATARRARHGEPNSVWAEPQPAAA, via the coding sequence ATGAAACTGCACGCCACCACCCTGCGCACCTTCACCGCGCTGCATACCTGGATGGGCCTGATCGCCGGCTTCGCCTTGTTCGTCGCCTTCTATGCCGGCGCGATCACCGTGTTCCACCACGACCTGCCACGCTGGCAATCGCAGCAGGTGGTGCCGGTGCAGACCGTGGACGATGCGCAGCGCCTGCTCGACGCGACCCTGGCGCGGCATCCGCAAGCCAAGCCGATGCTCGGCATGCTGTTCCCCAGCGGCGAATTTCCCAAGGCGCTGATCTACTGGCCCGATGCCGAGGGCGTGTGGCAGATGGCCACGCTCGACGACCTGGAGGGCGGGCCGGAACTGCCGCAGGCGGGCCTGGCCACCCTGGTCAACGAACTGCACTACACGCTGGGCCTGCCGGTGGCCGGCGTCTATCTGATGGGCATCGTCAGCCTGCTGTACGCGGTGGCGATCGTGTCCGGGGTGATCATCCATCTGCCGAAGCTGCTCAAGGACCTGTTCGCGCTGCGCCCGGGCCGCAATCTCAAGCAGTTCTGGCTGGATGCGCACAACGTGGTCGGGGTGCTGAGCCTGCCGCTGCACCTGATGTTCGCGGTGACCGGCGCGGTGCTGTGCCTGTCGCTGGTGCTGATGGCGGCGCTGAATCCGCTGGTCTTCGACGGCAAGGTGCAGGACGCGGTACCGGTGGCGATGGACACCGCGCCGGTGCGCAGCGCCAGCGGCACGCCTGCGCCGGTGGGCACGCTGGCCGACTGGAGCGCGCGCGCCGTGGCCGAGGCGCGGCGGCAAGGGCTGCATGATTTCGAGCCGGTGTACATGAAGCTGCAGCACGCCGGCGACCGCAACGCCACGGTGGAAATCAGCGGCGAGTCGCCCGGCACGCTGGGGCCGACCGGAACGGTGGCGCTGGACGCGGCCAGCGGCAAGGTGATCGCCACTCAGCTGCCCGGCCGCCGCGACGCCAACCACGCCACGCTGACCTCGGCCTACGCACTGCATTTCGGCGAATACGGCAATGCGCTGGTGCCATGGCTGTACTTCCTGCTCGGCATCGGCGGCGCGTTCCTGTTCTATTCGGGCAACCTGCTGTGGATCGAGTCGCGGCGCAAGCGCCGCCAGGCGCAGCAGGGCCGCGCGCAGATCAACATGGCGCGGGCCACGGTCGGCGTGTGCATCGGCCTGTGCGTGGCGATCTCGGCGGCGTTCGTGGCAGTGCAGGTGCTGGAACGCGTTGCGCCTGACGCGGTGGATGCCGGCATGCGCTGGACCTGCTTCGGCAGCTGGGCGCTGTGCGCGCTGTGGGCGGCGCTGCGCGCGCCGGCGCAGGCCGCGCGCGAACTGTTGTGGACCGCGGCCGCGGTGACCGCGGCGATCCCGCTGGCGCACGGCCTGGCCAGCGGCTGGTGGATGTGGACCAGCGCCGCCGCCGGGCAATGGCCGTTGTTCTGGGTCGACGGCATGGCCGTGGCGATGGCGGTGGGCTTTGCTGCGCTGGCACGCGCGACCGCGCGCCGCGCCAGGCATGGCGAACCGAACAGCGTGTGGGCCGAACCGCAGCCGGCGGCAGCGTAA
- a CDS encoding integration host factor subunit alpha, which translates to MALTKAEMAERLFDEVGLNKREAKEFVDAFFDVLRDALEQGRQVKLSGFGNFDLRRKNQRPGRNPKTGEEIPISARTVVTFRPGQKLKERVEAYAGPGQ; encoded by the coding sequence ATGGCGTTGACCAAAGCGGAAATGGCCGAACGGTTGTTCGACGAAGTCGGGCTGAACAAGCGCGAGGCCAAGGAATTCGTCGATGCTTTCTTCGATGTGCTGCGCGACGCGCTGGAACAGGGACGGCAGGTGAAGCTGTCCGGTTTCGGCAACTTCGATCTGCGCCGCAAGAACCAACGGCCCGGTCGCAATCCCAAGACCGGCGAAGAAATTCCGATCTCGGCGCGGACGGTGGTGACCTTCCGCCCGGGTCAGAAGCTCAAGGAGCGAGTGGAGGCTTATGCTGGACCCGGGCAGTAA
- the infC gene encoding translation initiation factor IF-3 — MSTPDNKQNRKNQEIRVPRVRVIGKDGEMVGVLTRDEALALAEEDGLDLVEIQPQADPPVCKIMDFGKFKFEQQKKANEAKKKTKQVEIKEIKFRPVTDEGDYQIKLRNMRRFLEEGDKVKVNIRFRGREMSHQELGREMASRIEADLGEDIVIESRPRLEGRQMVMMIAPKKR, encoded by the coding sequence ATCAGTACCCCTGACAACAAACAGAACCGTAAGAACCAAGAGATCCGTGTCCCGCGCGTTCGCGTGATCGGCAAGGACGGCGAGATGGTCGGCGTGCTGACCCGCGACGAAGCGCTGGCGCTGGCCGAAGAGGATGGGCTCGACCTGGTCGAGATCCAGCCGCAGGCCGATCCGCCCGTCTGCAAGATCATGGACTTCGGCAAGTTCAAGTTCGAGCAGCAGAAGAAGGCGAACGAAGCCAAGAAGAAGACCAAGCAGGTCGAGATCAAGGAAATCAAGTTCCGTCCGGTCACGGACGAGGGCGATTACCAGATCAAGCTGCGCAACATGCGTCGCTTCCTCGAGGAGGGCGACAAGGTCAAGGTCAACATCCGTTTCCGTGGCCGCGAGATGAGCCACCAGGAACTCGGGCGCGAAATGGCGTCGCGGATCGAGGCCGACCTCGGCGAAGACATCGTCATCGAATCGCGTCCGCGCCTGGAAGGCCGGCAGATGGTGATGATGATCGCGCCGAAGAAGCGCTGA
- the pheS gene encoding phenylalanine--tRNA ligase subunit alpha, producing MSEIESLSGQALADIAAAHSPEALEQLRVALLGKSGSITAQLKQLGALPPEQRKLAGEAINQARDAVSAALAERRALLEGAALDARLAAERIDVTLPGRRGERGGLHPVTRTLERITEIFARLGYELSDGPEIEDDWHNFEALNFPPHHPARAMHDTFYFGDGRLLRTHTSGVQVRYMGEHAPPLRMIAAGKVYRSDSDQTHSPMFHQVEGLLVDEHSTFADLKGTLSEFVRAFFERDFEMRFRPSYFPFVEPGAEVDIAWQQPDGSTRWLEVLGCGMVHPNVLRSVGIDPERYTGFAFGMGVERFAMLRYGVNDLRAFFENDVRFLRQFA from the coding sequence ATGAGTGAGATCGAATCCCTGAGCGGACAGGCGCTGGCGGACATCGCCGCGGCGCACAGTCCCGAAGCGCTGGAGCAGCTGCGCGTCGCGCTGCTGGGCAAGAGCGGTAGCATCACCGCGCAGCTGAAGCAGCTTGGCGCGTTGCCGCCGGAGCAGCGCAAGCTGGCCGGCGAGGCGATCAACCAGGCGCGCGACGCGGTCTCCGCGGCGCTGGCCGAACGCCGTGCGTTGCTGGAAGGCGCGGCGCTGGACGCGCGCCTGGCCGCCGAGCGCATCGACGTGACCCTGCCGGGCCGGCGCGGCGAGCGCGGCGGATTGCATCCGGTCACGCGCACGCTGGAGCGCATCACCGAGATCTTCGCGCGGCTGGGCTACGAACTGTCCGATGGTCCGGAGATCGAGGACGACTGGCACAACTTCGAAGCGCTGAACTTTCCGCCGCACCATCCGGCGCGGGCGATGCACGACACCTTCTACTTCGGCGACGGGCGCCTGCTGCGCACCCATACCTCCGGCGTGCAGGTGCGCTACATGGGCGAGCATGCGCCGCCGCTGCGCATGATCGCCGCCGGCAAGGTCTACCGCAGCGACAGCGACCAGACCCACTCGCCAATGTTCCACCAGGTCGAAGGCCTGCTGGTCGACGAGCATTCCACTTTCGCCGACCTCAAGGGCACCTTGTCCGAGTTCGTGCGCGCGTTCTTCGAGCGCGACTTCGAGATGCGCTTCCGCCCCAGCTATTTCCCGTTCGTCGAACCCGGCGCGGAAGTGGACATTGCCTGGCAGCAGCCCGATGGCAGCACCCGCTGGCTGGAAGTGCTCGGCTGCGGCATGGTCCATCCGAACGTGCTGCGCAGCGTCGGCATCGATCCGGAGCGCTACACCGGCTTCGCCTTCGGCATGGGCGTGGAGCGCTTCGCGATGCTGCGCTACGGCGTCAACGACCTGCGCGCGTTCTTCGAGAACGATGTGCGGTTCCTCAGGCAGTTCGCCTGA
- the rpmI gene encoding 50S ribosomal protein L35 — MPKIKTNRAAAKRFRKTASGKYKCGHANRSHILTKKATKRKRNLRQTNHVRAEDAGRLDRMLPYL; from the coding sequence ATGCCCAAGATCAAGACCAACCGGGCGGCGGCCAAGCGTTTCCGCAAGACCGCCTCCGGCAAGTACAAGTGCGGCCACGCCAACCGTAGCCATATCCTCACCAAGAAAGCGACCAAGCGGAAGCGCAACCTGCGGCAGACGAACCATGTTCGTGCCGAGGACGCTGGCCGTCTTGACCGTATGCTGCCTTACCTCTGA
- a CDS encoding MerR family transcriptional regulator, with protein sequence MLDPGSNRELPPIPAKRYFTIGEVSELCDVKPHVLRYWETEFPSLEPVKRRGNRRYYQRHDVLMVRQIRSLLYEQGYTIGGARLRLEGEGAKQESALSNQIIKQVRQELEEVLQLLRR encoded by the coding sequence ATGCTGGACCCGGGCAGTAACCGCGAACTTCCGCCGATTCCGGCCAAGCGCTACTTCACCATCGGTGAGGTCAGCGAGCTGTGCGACGTCAAACCGCACGTGCTGCGCTACTGGGAAACCGAATTTCCCAGCCTGGAACCGGTCAAGCGCCGCGGCAACCGCCGCTATTACCAGCGCCACGACGTGCTGATGGTGCGGCAGATCCGCAGCCTGCTGTACGAACAGGGCTATACGATCGGCGGCGCGCGTCTGCGCCTGGAGGGCGAGGGCGCCAAGCAGGAGTCGGCGCTGAGCAACCAGATCATCAAGCAGGTGCGGCAGGAACTGGAAGAAGTGCTGCAGTTGCTGCGGCGCTGA
- the pheT gene encoding phenylalanine--tRNA ligase subunit beta, whose amino-acid sequence MKFSENWLRSHVPTQATRDELAATLTAIGLEVEEVTPLGESLQQVVVARIVEATRHPEADRLQVCQVDAGQGGLLQIVCGAPNARAGLVAPLALVGAQVGGIAIKAAKLRGVESNGMLCSAKELGLDSDASGLFELPGDAPIGQALSDYLGLPDASIEIKLTPNRADCFGVRGIAYDVAAACASEVLPFAAEPVAVASERCLEVRLQAGGDAPRYCGRVVEDLDPAAKTPLWMAERLRRSGVRPVSLLVDITQYVMLELGQPMHAFDLETLHGPVGVRRARAGETLKLLDGRDATLDDGFLAVTDGDRVVALAGLMGGHDTRVTDATRHVFLEAAHFAPAAIMGRGRKLGLHTDAGHRFERGVDPALPRPALELATRLVLELAGGRAGPVVEAELREHLPTPAPITLRRARIVRVLGIEIADAEVERILRALGMEVVATGNGWQVTAPSRRFDVALEEDLIEELARIHGYDRLPTTLPGGASRIAMGSETQLDELSVRRQLVAREMLETINYAFVDAALLDQWGLDEWRVALANPLSAELAVMRPSLLPGLVAALGRNVARQAGRVRLFELGKVFAAAATAGAAPAETQRVAAAVCGDAEALQWGLPARKVDFHDLKGDLDALASAAGARLDYRPSALPFAHPTRAADVYRDGARIGWIGQLHPRLLQAMQIDVEVLGFELDLAPLAARALPRAAELSRFPSVRRDLAFLVPEAVAWSALASSVRGAVGPLLRDVVLFDRYVGPGVEAGFKSLAMGLILQDNSRTLTDRDVDAVVADAVAALAREHDARIRG is encoded by the coding sequence ATGAAATTCAGCGAAAACTGGCTGCGCAGCCACGTCCCCACCCAGGCCACGCGCGATGAACTGGCCGCGACCCTGACCGCCATCGGTCTGGAGGTCGAAGAGGTCACACCGCTCGGCGAATCGCTGCAGCAGGTGGTGGTGGCGCGCATCGTCGAAGCGACGCGGCACCCGGAGGCCGATCGGCTGCAGGTGTGCCAGGTCGATGCGGGGCAGGGCGGTTTGCTGCAGATCGTCTGCGGCGCGCCGAACGCGCGCGCCGGGCTGGTCGCGCCGCTGGCGCTGGTCGGCGCCCAGGTCGGCGGCATCGCGATCAAGGCGGCCAAGCTGCGCGGCGTGGAGTCCAACGGCATGTTGTGCTCGGCCAAGGAGCTGGGCCTGGACAGCGATGCGTCGGGCCTGTTCGAACTGCCCGGCGACGCGCCGATCGGCCAGGCGCTGAGCGACTACCTCGGTTTGCCCGACGCCAGCATCGAGATCAAGTTGACCCCGAACCGCGCCGATTGCTTCGGCGTGCGCGGCATCGCCTACGACGTGGCCGCGGCCTGCGCCAGCGAAGTGTTGCCGTTCGCGGCCGAGCCGGTCGCGGTCGCCAGCGAGCGCTGCCTCGAGGTGCGCCTGCAGGCGGGCGGCGATGCGCCGCGCTACTGCGGCCGCGTCGTCGAGGATCTCGATCCGGCGGCGAAGACGCCGCTGTGGATGGCCGAACGCCTGCGCCGCAGCGGCGTGCGCCCGGTGTCGCTACTGGTCGATATCACCCAGTACGTGATGCTGGAACTAGGCCAGCCGATGCATGCCTTCGACCTGGAGACGCTGCACGGCCCGGTCGGCGTGCGCCGCGCGCGTGCCGGCGAGACGCTGAAACTGCTCGACGGCCGCGACGCGACGCTCGACGACGGCTTCCTGGCCGTTACCGACGGCGACCGCGTGGTCGCCCTGGCCGGCTTGATGGGCGGCCACGACACCCGCGTCACCGATGCGACCCGGCATGTATTCCTGGAGGCCGCGCACTTCGCGCCGGCGGCGATCATGGGCCGCGGCCGCAAGCTCGGCCTGCACACCGACGCCGGCCACCGCTTCGAACGCGGCGTGGACCCGGCGCTGCCGCGGCCGGCGCTGGAACTGGCGACGCGGCTGGTGCTGGAGCTGGCCGGCGGCCGCGCCGGCCCGGTGGTGGAGGCCGAGTTGCGCGAGCACCTGCCGACGCCGGCGCCGATCACGCTGCGCCGCGCGCGCATCGTGCGCGTGCTCGGCATCGAGATCGCCGACGCCGAAGTCGAGCGCATCCTGCGCGCGCTGGGCATGGAGGTCGTGGCAACCGGCAATGGCTGGCAGGTCACCGCGCCCAGCCGCCGCTTCGATGTCGCCCTGGAAGAGGACCTGATCGAGGAGCTGGCGCGCATCCACGGCTACGACCGCTTGCCGACCACGCTGCCGGGCGGCGCCTCGCGCATCGCCATGGGCAGCGAGACGCAGCTGGACGAACTGAGCGTGCGCCGCCAGCTGGTCGCGCGCGAGATGCTGGAAACCATCAACTACGCCTTCGTCGATGCGGCGCTGCTGGACCAGTGGGGACTGGATGAGTGGCGCGTGGCGCTGGCCAACCCGCTCAGCGCCGAGCTGGCGGTGATGCGTCCGTCGCTGTTGCCCGGGCTGGTCGCGGCGCTGGGCCGCAACGTCGCCCGGCAGGCCGGGCGGGTGCGCCTGTTCGAGCTGGGCAAGGTGTTCGCGGCCGCGGCGACGGCCGGTGCTGCGCCAGCGGAGACGCAGCGGGTGGCGGCCGCGGTGTGCGGTGATGCCGAGGCGCTGCAGTGGGGCCTGCCGGCGCGCAAGGTCGACTTCCACGACCTGAAGGGCGACCTGGATGCTCTGGCCAGCGCCGCCGGCGCGCGCCTGGACTACCGTCCGTCGGCGCTGCCGTTCGCGCATCCGACCCGTGCCGCCGACGTGTACCGCGATGGCGCGCGTATCGGCTGGATCGGCCAGTTGCATCCGCGCCTGCTGCAGGCCATGCAGATCGACGTGGAGGTGCTCGGCTTCGAGCTGGACCTGGCGCCGCTGGCGGCGCGCGCGCTGCCGCGGGCCGCCGAGCTGTCGCGGTTCCCGTCGGTGCGCCGCGACCTGGCCTTCCTGGTGCCGGAGGCGGTGGCCTGGTCGGCGCTGGCGAGCAGCGTGCGCGGCGCGGTCGGGCCGCTGCTGCGCGACGTGGTGCTGTTCGATCGCTACGTCGGGCCGGGGGTCGAGGCGGGTTTCAAGAGTCTCGCTATGGGCTTGATTTTGCAGGACAACTCGCGCACTCTGACAGATCGCGATGTGGATGCCGTGGTCGCCGATGCAGTGGCGGCGCTGGCGCGCGAACACGATGCGCGGATTCGCGGCTGA
- a CDS encoding polysaccharide biosynthesis/export family protein, with translation MGKLSGTFNWALCLALSCLVFLSGCSSAGSKMLTELPPGDPLAASMGQPEYLLGPGDLLTIKVFQVDDLERQVRVDNAGRISLPLVGDIKAAGLSANALQKDITERYRNGYLQNPQVSVLVDEFTGNRVTVTGAVGEPGIYPIAGSALTLQQALSLGKGVSDVASRGNIVVFRNVGGQKMLARFDLRDIQKGASPDPEIYGGDIVVVYRSDALVVLRTMVQLTPFVMVWRAYR, from the coding sequence ATGGGTAAACTCTCCGGTACGTTCAACTGGGCATTGTGTTTGGCCCTTTCTTGTCTGGTCTTCCTGTCTGGCTGCAGTAGCGCCGGATCGAAGATGCTGACGGAATTGCCGCCAGGCGATCCGCTGGCCGCCTCCATGGGACAGCCGGAGTACCTGCTCGGCCCCGGCGATCTGCTGACGATCAAGGTATTCCAGGTGGACGACCTAGAGCGCCAGGTGCGGGTGGACAACGCGGGCCGCATCTCGCTGCCGCTGGTCGGCGACATCAAGGCCGCCGGGCTCAGCGCCAACGCCTTGCAGAAGGACATCACCGAACGCTACCGCAACGGCTATCTGCAGAATCCGCAGGTGTCGGTGCTGGTCGACGAGTTCACCGGCAACCGAGTCACCGTCACCGGTGCGGTGGGCGAGCCGGGCATCTACCCGATCGCCGGTTCGGCGCTGACCCTGCAGCAGGCGCTGTCGCTGGGCAAGGGCGTCAGCGATGTGGCCAGCCGCGGCAACATCGTGGTGTTCCGCAACGTCGGCGGGCAGAAGATGCTGGCCCGTTTCGATCTGCGCGATATCCAGAAGGGCGCCTCGCCGGACCCTGAAATCTACGGCGGCGACATCGTCGTGGTGTACCGCTCCGATGCGCTCGTGGTGCTGCGCACCATGGTGCAGTTGACCCCGTTCGTCATGGTCTGGCGGGCATACCGATGA
- a CDS encoding LacI family DNA-binding transcriptional regulator translates to MLRAVSCTASAVIKGKATSLDIAYLAGVSQPTVSRALRGSPAVNEQTRRKILAIANELNYKVDKHASSLRLRNAGTLALLFFEDPTTDDSLINPFFHSMLGSITRACARHGYDLLVSFQQLSDNWRADYGDSQKADGLILLGYGDYLQAQQRLQHLVDQGTHFVRWGAVLPGQPGVSIGSDNFQGGHDITAHLLQQGCRRIAFLGDASNHYPEFLERYRGHAQALRTAGSDIVPGLQLDAITTEQSGYEAALALLRGGERFDAVFAASDLIAIGALKALREHGLHVPEDVALAGFDDIPIAACVAPALSTVQQDTKLAGAVLVETLLAQIAGQPVASRTLPVTLALRGSSLRS, encoded by the coding sequence ATGCTTCGGGCTGTTTCCTGCACTGCGAGCGCCGTCATCAAAGGCAAGGCCACATCGCTCGATATCGCCTACCTGGCCGGCGTATCGCAGCCCACCGTCTCGCGCGCACTGCGCGGCAGTCCGGCGGTCAACGAGCAGACCCGGCGCAAGATCCTGGCGATCGCCAACGAGCTGAACTACAAGGTCGACAAGCACGCCTCCAGCCTGCGCCTGCGCAATGCCGGCACCCTGGCACTGCTGTTCTTCGAAGACCCGACCACCGACGATTCACTGATCAACCCGTTCTTCCACTCGATGCTGGGCTCGATCACCCGCGCCTGCGCGCGCCACGGCTACGACCTGCTGGTGTCGTTCCAGCAGCTGTCGGACAACTGGCGCGCCGATTACGGCGACAGCCAGAAGGCCGATGGCCTGATCCTGCTCGGCTATGGCGACTATCTGCAGGCGCAGCAGCGGCTGCAGCACCTGGTCGATCAGGGCACCCACTTCGTGCGCTGGGGCGCGGTGCTGCCCGGGCAGCCGGGGGTGTCGATCGGCAGCGACAACTTCCAGGGCGGCCACGACATCACCGCGCACCTGCTGCAACAGGGCTGCCGGCGCATCGCCTTCCTCGGCGACGCCTCCAACCACTACCCCGAGTTCCTCGAGCGCTACCGCGGCCATGCCCAGGCGCTGCGCACGGCCGGGTCGGACATCGTTCCCGGCCTGCAACTGGATGCGATCACCACCGAGCAATCCGGCTACGAGGCGGCACTGGCGCTGCTGCGCGGCGGCGAACGCTTCGACGCGGTGTTCGCCGCCAGCGACCTGATCGCGATCGGCGCGCTGAAGGCATTGCGCGAACACGGCCTGCACGTGCCCGAGGACGTGGCCCTGGCCGGCTTCGACGACATCCCGATCGCCGCCTGCGTGGCGCCGGCGCTGTCGACCGTGCAGCAGGACACCAAGCTGGCCGGCGCGGTGCTGGTGGAGACCCTGCTGGCGCAGATCGCCGGGCAGCCGGTCGCCAGCCGCACCCTGCCGGTGACGCTGGCGCTGCGCGGCTCCTCGCTGCGCAGCTGA
- the rplT gene encoding 50S ribosomal protein L20, whose amino-acid sequence MARVKRGVQARRRHKKVLNLAKGYYNARRKVFRVAKQAVIKAQQYAYIGRKQKKRVFRSLWITRINAAARINGLSYSRFMNGLLKAGITLDRKVLADIAVHDAQGFAALAEKAKGALAA is encoded by the coding sequence ATGGCTCGAGTAAAACGTGGCGTCCAGGCACGCCGTCGTCACAAGAAAGTTCTGAACCTGGCCAAGGGCTACTACAACGCCCGTCGCAAGGTCTTCCGCGTCGCCAAGCAGGCGGTGATCAAGGCGCAGCAGTACGCCTACATCGGCCGCAAGCAGAAGAAGCGCGTGTTCCGTTCGCTGTGGATCACCCGCATCAATGCGGCGGCCCGCATCAATGGCCTGAGCTACAGCCGTTTCATGAACGGCCTGCTCAAGGCTGGCATCACCCTGGATCGCAAGGTGCTGGCGGACATCGCTGTGCACGACGCGCAGGGCTTTGCCGCCTTGGCTGAGAAGGCAAAGGGCGCGCTGGCGGCATAA